From Candidatus Babeliales bacterium:
TGTCCAATCTAAACAAATAAGATTTTTATTATCAATTGCGTCCCACAATAAATTGTTCAAAACGCCTTTTCTTAGTTTTTTAGAAACTTTTAGAGTTCGTGTTCGTGGTTGCGGACCAAATGTTGTACCGCCACCTCTCCACAAAGGAGACCGTGCTGAACCAGCACGCGCTCGCCCCGTACCTTTTTGTTTCCAAGGCTTCTTGTTAGAAAAACTAACATCGGCTCTACCTTTGCTTGAAACAGTTCCTTGTCGCCAATTTTGTAGTATTTGACGAATCCATGTAGAGAAGGCTACTTCTCTCACTGGACTTTTAACCGCATCAACCAAAATATCATGAGTTAAAACTTGTGTTAAATTATTTTTCATTTCTTGCATTTCATTTGTCTTTTTTTGAGCATTCATGATCTACGCTTTCGCCTTTATGCCTTTTGAAGATAAATCAATGCTCCTGAACCACCTGGAACACTACCTTTCACTA
This genomic window contains:
- the rplD gene encoding 50S ribosomal protein L4, coding for MNAQKKTNEMQEMKNNLTQVLTHDILVDAVKSPVREVAFSTWIRQILQNWRQGTVSSKGRADVSFSNKKPWKQKGTGRARAGSARSPLWRGGGTTFGPQPRTRTLKVSKKLRKGVLNNLLWDAIDNKNLICLDWTISNESPKTAAAYTVLKQADLLNKKVNLLLPIDDTIHYASFINIPNVSVLSFDEVNAYDLALADKWIVLKKDLDAFKQMVNSWL